CTCCATGAAAGACAATTACCCCTTCATTCTCATCTCGACAAATAACTTTACTTGTGTTAATTTATTTACACAAGTAAATATTCAATGGAACAATCTCACTCATTCCGCATTATCAGAGAAAGGAGACATTCATGAACCAACCTCATATTCCCTTACGGGAACTCAAAAAAGCCAAAACAAGAATAGCCTTGTACGAGGCCGCGATGTCACTGATCGGAGACCGCGTGTTCCGTGAAGTCATGCTGGACGACATTTGCCGGATGGCAGAGGTATCACGGGTAACCTACTTCAACCTGTTCCGCAAAAAAGAAGATCTGCTTCTGTATTTCATGCGAATCTGGCTGACGGGCAGGATCATCGACATCCAAGAGCAGCAACTTCGCGGTTTTGAAGCAGTTCGGCATCTATATCGCCATATTGCAGAACAGTCACGGGAAAAAGCCGGAATTATGCCAAGCCTGATTGCCTTTTTGTCGGAAATGAAAATGCATCCGTGTATGCCGGAACTCAGTCAAGCTGAAGTTCAGCTTCTGTTTCCCGGTCATGAGGAGCTTGGCGCCGAATCTCCCGATATGTTTGCTCTATTTGAACGTTGTATGTCAGAGGCCGCTCAAGATGGCACACTAAAACCCGGGGTTCCCATACCGGAAGCTATACAGTTTCTGTTTATGGTGTTTTATGGCGCTTTTCTTACTTCACAGCTCTACGCTTCGGATGATATTGGATTCTTTTATGAAGCCCAGCTTAAATTGATTGAGAATTAGAGATTTAGGGAGGAGTTAATATGGGTAAAGTGATACCAGGCCGCTATACGGCCCAGATGGATGGTTCGTTTGTTGTGTTTATTATCGGAATGCGGGTCAACCGCCTGTGGGCAATCCACAAATGGCTGCCGGTCTTTCGGGCTATGGGGCCCATGATGCGAGAGCTTTATACGAATCGGGAGATTGGTTTTCTGGATGGGAGCGTACATTTATCTTGGCGCGGCGTAAGCCTCATCCAATATTGGAGATCCTTCGAGGAGCTCGAACATTATGCGCGACATGGAGACAATCATCTTAAAGCTTGGAAAAATTTCAACCGCAGCATTGGAACAGACGGCACCGTCGGTATTTATCATGAAACGTATATGGTGCAGCAGGGTCAACACGAGTCTGTATATAACAACATGCCGATATTCGGACTAGCTAAAGCAGGCCATCACATTCCGGCAACTGGAAGAAAAGAAACGGCGAGCCGCAGACTCGGCCGGGATAGCGAACCTGCTGTACCCACTCCGCCGAATCCTCTACAGCGCGGATGATGTGCAGGATATCAAGAGCCATATGAAAAAAGCACTTCCGGATAAAGATTTCCGAAAGTGCTTTTTATGCGGCCCGGCTCTACTTCGTACCCGAACGAGGTGTTTGCTGCCTGGCTGAAATCCGGCTGGACTTTTCCGGTGGGACGGCGCCAGAGGACGTATTCCCAAAACGCTTGCGCTCCGTGCGTTCCATCTGAACGATCTGTCCCTCATGCACAACGATATGCAGCGAACCGAACTCCATATCGTCCAGAAGGCCTGCAATACGTTCCAGCCACGTTTCATCCACTTTTAAAGGTTTCGCCATGGATACCGCCTCCTTTACCCGGGTCATAAGCCCTTTTATGATACCGCTGCGCTTAACAATAATAATCCCCATCAAGAAATCCGGAAGCATCCGGATTCAAAAAACATCCTTATCCAACCTGTATAGTATGAATTAAACTTAGCATGGTCTGGAAACCTATGTCAATGGGCACTTTTTCGTGATAACCAATTTTTGAGCAGCAATGTAATGAGAGCCAGAAGCAGAAGCAGAGACGCTACCGCGAAGGATACCGAGAATTGGTATTCGTTATACAATATTTCTACATGAAGCGGCAATGTATTCGTCTCCCCCCGGATGTGACCGGATACGACAGATACCGCACCGAATTCTCCCATAGCTCTCGCGTTACACAGGATGATACCATACAGAAGTCCCCACTTGATGTTCGGCAACGTAACCCGCCAGAATATGTGCCAACCGCCTGCTCCAAGGGTTACCGCTGCCTCCTCCTCCTTCGTCCCCTGATCCTCCATTAACGGAATCAGTTCCTTCGCAACGAACGGAAAGGTAACAAACAGGGTGGCGAGGACGATGCCCGGTAGGGCGAATATAATCTTGATGTCATGCCCATCCAGCCATGGTCCGAGCCATCCCTGCCGTCCAAAAACCAGAACAAAGATTAATCCGCCTATCACGGGAGAGACAGCAAAAGGCAGATCAATCAGTGTAATCAGCAATCCTTTTCCTTTAAAGCTGAATTTCGTTATACTCCAAGCTGCAATGACGCCGAATATCGTATTCAGCGGAACGGTGATGACTGCCACGAGCAGCGTCAGCCGTAGCGCCGACAACGCATCGGGATCGGACAGTGCCGCGGTGTAAACGTCCCAACCCTTTTTCAGCGCCTCGGTTAGTACGGTCAAAAGCGGCAACACGATCAGCCACAGCAGCACCATACCCGCCGCACTGATCAAGGTCCATTTCACCCACACTTTCTCCGCTGATGCCGGAGAGGAAGGGACGCTGCCGGGTATTCCCCGTGCCATCGGTACGGTTCCTGCCATGATAAAATCCTCCTTGTTCTCCGTTTAGCGAGCGGTCTTCCGCGTCCAATGCTGTAATAGATTAATGCCCAGAAGCATCAGGAAAGAGATGAGTAAGAGTAGCAGCGCCACAGCCGTGGCTCCGGCATAGTCAAACTGCTCTAGCTTCGACATAATGAGCAGCGGGGCGATCTCGGTCTTCATCGGCATATTACCGGAGATAAACACCACCGAGCCGTACTCTCCAATGCCCCGCGCGAAGGCCAATGCAAATCCCGTCAAGAGCGGTGGAATGAGCGCAGGAAAGATTACTGTGCGGAATGTCCGCCAACGTCCCGCCCCGAGCGTAGCCGCCGCTTCCTCGGCATCCCGCTCTGCATCCTGCAGAACCGGTTGAACAGTCCTTACCACGAACGGGATACCAATGAACATCAGCGCCAGTGTAATGCCAAGCGGCGTGAAGGCCACCTTGATTCCGAGCGGCTCGAGAAGAGATCCGATCCAACCGTTTGCGGAATATATGGCTGTAAGCGCAACTCCCGCCACAGCGGTCGGGAGGGCAAACGGGAGGTCAATCAGTGCATCCCAGAGCTGCTTACCGGGGAACTCATACCGCACAAGTACCCAGGCCAGCAGCAATCCGAGTATCGTATCGATCAAGGCAGCCAGCGCTGCCGTTCCAAGACTGACCTTATAAGATGCCAGTACACGTGGATCGGCCGCAATTTCCCAGAACTTGCCCCAGGTGAGTCCTGTATGGTTCAGCAGCAGAGCAGATAGCGGCACCAATACAACCAGACTCATGTAAAACACAGTGAATCCCATTCCGATTCCAAAGCCAGGAAGCACTCGGCGCCTGCCTCTGCTCTTTGCCTGAAGTATAGCCATCATTCCTCATCCTTTCCCACCTTCAGCCTAATGGGCTGATCAGCTGCCAGGCACGTAAATCTTGTCGAATATGCCCCCGTCATTAAAATGCTTAACTTGCGTCTCTTCCCAAGTTCCGAATATATCCTTCAGTGTAAATAGCTCGATCGCCGGGAATTTATCTTTAAATTTCTCACTTACACTGTCCAGCGTTGGACGGTAGTAGTTCTCCGCGGCAATTTGCTGCCCTTCCTCACTGTACAAATATTTCAGATAGGCTTCTGCCACCTTTCGCGTCCCGTGTTTGTCAGCAATCTTGTCTACCACAGCAACCGGTGGCTCAGCCAGGATACTCACTGACGGATTTACAATTTCAAATTTATCCGGGCCAAGCTCGTTGATCGATAAATAGGCTTCATTCTCCCAAGCCAGCAGCACATCTCCGATTTGCCGTTCAACGAACGTCGTTGTTGCCCCACGGGCTCCGCTGTCGAGCACCGGCACATGGGTGAACAGTTCTTTTACATATTCCTGAGCCTTCGCTTCATCGTTGTTGTTGGCCTTCAATGCATATCCCCATGCCGCCAGGTAATTCCACCGCGCACCGCCCG
Above is a window of Paenibacillus uliginis N3/975 DNA encoding:
- a CDS encoding TetR/AcrR family transcriptional regulator encodes the protein MNQPHIPLRELKKAKTRIALYEAAMSLIGDRVFREVMLDDICRMAEVSRVTYFNLFRKKEDLLLYFMRIWLTGRIIDIQEQQLRGFEAVRHLYRHIAEQSREKAGIMPSLIAFLSEMKMHPCMPELSQAEVQLLFPGHEELGAESPDMFALFERCMSEAAQDGTLKPGVPIPEAIQFLFMVFYGAFLTSQLYASDDIGFFYEAQLKLIEN
- a CDS encoding DUF4188 domain-containing protein — its product is MGKVIPGRYTAQMDGSFVVFIIGMRVNRLWAIHKWLPVFRAMGPMMRELYTNREIGFLDGSVHLSWRGVSLIQYWRSFEELEHYARHGDNHLKAWKNFNRSIGTDGTVGIYHETYMVQQGQHESVYNNMPIFGLAKAGHHIPATGRKETASRRLGRDSEPAVPTPPNPLQRG
- a CDS encoding YezD family protein yields the protein MAKPLKVDETWLERIAGLLDDMEFGSLHIVVHEGQIVQMERTERKRFGNTSSGAVPPEKSSRISARQQTPRSGTK
- the cysW gene encoding sulfate ABC transporter permease subunit CysW; translation: MAGTVPMARGIPGSVPSSPASAEKVWVKWTLISAAGMVLLWLIVLPLLTVLTEALKKGWDVYTAALSDPDALSALRLTLLVAVITVPLNTIFGVIAAWSITKFSFKGKGLLITLIDLPFAVSPVIGGLIFVLVFGRQGWLGPWLDGHDIKIIFALPGIVLATLFVTFPFVAKELIPLMEDQGTKEEEAAVTLGAGGWHIFWRVTLPNIKWGLLYGIILCNARAMGEFGAVSVVSGHIRGETNTLPLHVEILYNEYQFSVSFAVASLLLLLALITLLLKNWLSRKSAH
- the cysT gene encoding sulfate ABC transporter permease subunit CysT; the protein is MAILQAKSRGRRRVLPGFGIGMGFTVFYMSLVVLVPLSALLLNHTGLTWGKFWEIAADPRVLASYKVSLGTAALAALIDTILGLLLAWVLVRYEFPGKQLWDALIDLPFALPTAVAGVALTAIYSANGWIGSLLEPLGIKVAFTPLGITLALMFIGIPFVVRTVQPVLQDAERDAEEAAATLGAGRWRTFRTVIFPALIPPLLTGFALAFARGIGEYGSVVFISGNMPMKTEIAPLLIMSKLEQFDYAGATAVALLLLLISFLMLLGINLLQHWTRKTAR
- a CDS encoding sulfate ABC transporter substrate-binding protein, producing the protein MKKVLKRGVLVGLAVMMAAALAACATDKTDPSVSAKGKEETGGAEAKSVELLNVSYDPTRELYESYNKAFAAYWEKEKGQKVTFKQSHGGSGKQSRSVIDGLEADVVTLALGYDIDAIRQAGLIQDGWEGKFEHNSAPYTSTIVFLVRKGNPKGIKDWPDLIKEGVEVITPNPKTSGGARWNYLAAWGYALKANNNDEAKAQEYVKELFTHVPVLDSGARGATTTFVERQIGDVLLAWENEAYLSINELGPDKFEIVNPSVSILAEPPVAVVDKIADKHGTRKVAEAYLKYLYSEEGQQIAAENYYRPTLDSVSEKFKDKFPAIELFTLKDIFGTWEETQVKHFNDGGIFDKIYVPGS